From Desulfobacterales bacterium, a single genomic window includes:
- a CDS encoding RRXRR domain-containing protein: MIEVAKFDIQKIENPDIEGTQYQQGNLYQY, encoded by the coding sequence ATGATTGAAGTAGCAAAATTTGATATTCAAAAGATAGAAAATCCAGACATTGAAGGAACTCAATATCAGCAAGGTAATCTTTATCAATAT